From one Campylobacter suis genomic stretch:
- a CDS encoding AI-2E family transporter, which translates to MNNSKIFIGGFVFFALALLLYLFQPFLLNIFIAALLAVATSNIHIKIFELTHKNRTISAAITTFALFTLFIAPFLYAVISIASHAANFNMQNVTATIDYIKNYDFTLPSSLDFLAPNIKSLLSQIDIGNIAKNIAQNLANLGKMSAKFLTDIVIILIFFFFVLLYGPELINFLKTALPMDNKDSGFILSEVANVMSVVFYSTIANMIIQGMLFAFITMIYGYDGFLMGILFAFCSLIPVVGGLLAWAPISLYEFAQGNTTAAIVICIYTCVVISFLADNFVKPLVIKFINSKLVKQATNINEMLIFFAMIAGITTFGFWGIILGPAIVTFFVSTIKLYIILRKRHVV; encoded by the coding sequence ATGAATAACTCAAAAATCTTTATCGGTGGCTTTGTTTTTTTTGCCTTAGCTTTGCTACTTTATCTATTTCAGCCATTTTTGTTAAATATCTTTATCGCTGCTCTTTTGGCGGTGGCAACTTCAAACATACATATAAAAATTTTTGAACTAACACACAAAAACCGCACTATCTCAGCCGCCATCACAACATTTGCACTTTTTACGCTTTTTATCGCTCCATTCTTATATGCAGTCATAAGCATTGCAAGCCACGCTGCGAATTTTAATATGCAAAATGTCACCGCAACTATTGATTACATAAAAAACTATGATTTTACGCTACCAAGTTCGCTTGATTTTTTAGCGCCAAATATCAAAAGCCTACTTTCACAAATAGACATCGGTAACATCGCTAAAAACATAGCGCAAAACCTTGCAAATTTAGGCAAAATGAGCGCAAAATTTTTAACTGATATAGTTATCATCTTGATATTTTTCTTCTTTGTCCTACTGTATGGACCAGAGCTTATAAATTTCTTAAAAACAGCCCTGCCGATGGATAACAAAGATAGTGGATTTATCCTTTCAGAGGTAGCAAATGTAATGAGTGTGGTCTTTTACTCAACTATAGCAAATATGATCATACAAGGCATGCTCTTTGCTTTTATCACGATGATATATGGATATGATGGGTTTTTGATGGGGATTTTATTTGCCTTTTGTTCACTGATACCTGTTGTTGGTGGGCTTTTGGCTTGGGCACCTATAAGCCTTTATGAATTTGCTCAAGGCAACACAACAGCTGCGATAGTCATTTGCATCTACACATGTGTTGTTATATCGTTTTTAGCGGATAATTTTGTAAAACCGCTTGTTATAAAATTTATTAACTCAAAGCTTGTGAAGCAAGCTACAAATATAAACGAAATGTTGATCTTTTTTGCGATGATAGCAGGTATTACGACATTTGGCTTTTGGGGGATAATCCTTGGTCCTGCTATCGTGACATTTTTTGTATCGACGATAAAACTTTACATTATCTTACGAAAAAGGCATGTAGTTTAA
- the sodB gene encoding superoxide dismutase, whose amino-acid sequence MFKLRELPFDPNTNAVVSAQTCEYHHGKHHATYVNNLNNLTKEGEFAGKGLYEILLKSSGGLYNNAAQVYNHDFYWDCIAKKSEPSAELKAALAENFADFKDEFIKAATTLFGSGWAWLVFDTASKKLRIVQTSNAVTPVNENLVPLLVVDVWEHAYYIDNFNARPKYLEAFYENINWEFVSQAYEWAKKEGMGSVEFYINELHK is encoded by the coding sequence ATGTTTAAACTAAGAGAACTTCCATTTGACCCAAATACAAACGCCGTAGTAAGCGCACAAACCTGTGAGTACCACCACGGAAAACACCATGCAACTTATGTAAATAACCTAAACAACCTCACAAAAGAGGGAGAGTTTGCAGGCAAGGGCTTGTATGAGATTTTACTAAAGTCAAGTGGCGGACTTTACAACAACGCAGCACAAGTGTATAATCACGACTTTTACTGGGACTGTATCGCTAAAAAAAGCGAGCCGAGCGCTGAGCTAAAAGCTGCATTGGCTGAAAATTTTGCTGACTTTAAAGATGAGTTTATCAAAGCTGCAACTACGCTATTTGGCTCTGGCTGGGCATGGCTAGTTTTTGACACTGCTAGCAAAAAGCTTCGTATCGTTCAAACTTCAAATGCCGTAACTCCAGTAAATGAGAACCTTGTTCCGCTTCTTGTAGTTGATGTTTGGGAGCATGCTTATTATATAGATAACTTTAATGCTCGCCCAAAATACCTTGAAGCTTTCTACGAGAACATAAACTGGGAATTTGTCTCACAAGCTTACGAGTGGGCAAAAAAAGAGGGTATGGGCTCAGTTGAGTTTTATATAAACGAACTTCACAAATAA
- a CDS encoding GGDEF domain-containing protein, whose product MIKYLYMKFAGNMHMTLKLLVVAALFMHIGYLVIFALMGAEKLVVTNIFSVITYILLVVIVFEDSQNLKIAITIFQFEVLFHAVICMLVLGYGFGFELLFFAMLVNLLLITNSHSKLTYFALMATVSMFVVLFWMLFDKRVDTGFWSHFLFTYNFILVAFVFVLMTDLLEVSNSFELLNVKKQRSAIKDAANKDPLTGLLNRKSLDIFVQDYLHNDVNFAVIIGDIDNFKMINDTYGHNAGDDALVRIASVFKSVFRHNDFVCRWGGEEFLIIIYDVEPSIALETMNRAKSLITQTPLNFEDKKIELTLTYGMVTHIKGSDIDIEQMIKKADDLLYKGKKSGKNRIVTS is encoded by the coding sequence ATGATAAAATATCTTTACATGAAATTTGCTGGCAACATGCATATGACATTAAAGCTTCTGGTTGTGGCTGCGCTTTTTATGCATATTGGTTATTTGGTTATATTTGCATTAATGGGGGCTGAAAAGCTCGTGGTGACAAATATCTTTTCAGTTATCACTTATATTTTGCTTGTTGTGATAGTCTTTGAAGATAGTCAAAATTTAAAGATAGCCATTACTATTTTTCAGTTTGAAGTCTTGTTTCACGCAGTTATTTGCATGTTAGTTCTTGGATATGGCTTTGGTTTTGAGCTGTTATTTTTTGCTATGCTTGTAAATTTACTACTAATAACAAATAGCCACAGTAAGCTTACATATTTTGCGCTTATGGCTACTGTGTCGATGTTTGTTGTGCTATTTTGGATGCTTTTTGACAAGCGTGTAGATACTGGCTTTTGGTCGCATTTTTTATTTACTTATAACTTCATTTTGGTCGCATTTGTCTTTGTTTTAATGACTGATTTGCTTGAGGTTTCAAATTCATTTGAGTTACTAAATGTAAAAAAACAAAGAAGCGCCATAAAAGATGCAGCAAATAAAGACCCGCTAACAGGGCTTTTAAATCGCAAATCGCTTGATATATTTGTTCAAGATTATTTACACAATGATGTAAATTTTGCCGTGATTATAGGTGATATCGATAACTTTAAAATGATAAATGATACTTATGGACACAATGCCGGAGATGATGCTTTGGTGCGGATAGCAAGCGTGTTTAAGAGCGTTTTTCGTCACAACGACTTTGTTTGTCGCTGGGGCGGAGAGGAATTTCTTATCATTATCTATGATGTTGAGCCAAGCATTGCACTTGAAACGATGAATAGAGCTAAAAGCTTGATCACACAAACTCCATTAAATTTTGAAGATAAAAAAATAGAGCTAACACTAACTTACGGCATGGTGACACACATTAAAGGAAGTGATATCGATATAGAACAGATGATAAAAAAGGCAGATGATCTACTTTATAAAGGTAAGAAGAGCGGTAAAAACCGCATAGTTACATCGTAA
- a CDS encoding GGDEF domain-containing protein has protein sequence MTKFQIEITDEKIKSLTNLYDFVLGILFVFHAVSLSLFVIAKTYACAGVVMALFVGTAYVKNNVKNQDLISLWMHISITSVSVMATIILGFDSGFYVLVMALIFISCTIGNKLISYILIFIEIAIVLVLYFFFQEGTLPRDNWLIKLSHGICYVTAFFMVFRVILFVNSLIQDRFKKIQDEKDEIVKSSMYDHLTGLLNRRSIEEIFEKKLKHAKNTNSVVLLGDIDNFKMINDIYGHIWGDKILKNVADALKGTFRKDDIVCRWGGEEFLIILPEVKVDFIGALSERLLKNINSIMLPSGVPATMTFGMVVYLRGITDEFNIVVQRADALLYNGKKAGKDRVEMEIVK, from the coding sequence ATGACTAAATTTCAAATCGAGATCACTGATGAAAAGATAAAGTCTCTTACTAATCTTTACGACTTTGTCCTAGGGATTCTTTTTGTCTTTCATGCAGTGAGCTTGTCGCTTTTTGTTATCGCTAAGACTTACGCTTGTGCCGGTGTAGTTATGGCACTATTTGTAGGCACTGCTTATGTCAAAAATAATGTAAAAAATCAAGATCTCATCTCGCTTTGGATGCATATTAGCATTACTAGTGTAAGTGTCATGGCGACTATTATATTAGGCTTTGATAGTGGTTTTTATGTGCTTGTTATGGCGCTTATTTTTATTAGTTGTACTATCGGTAATAAGCTAATATCTTATATTTTGATATTTATTGAGATTGCCATAGTTTTAGTGTTGTATTTTTTCTTTCAAGAGGGTACTTTACCGCGAGATAACTGGCTTATCAAGCTTTCACATGGAATTTGCTATGTCACTGCATTTTTTATGGTATTTCGTGTAATTTTGTTTGTAAATTCTTTAATCCAAGATAGGTTTAAAAAGATACAAGATGAAAAAGATGAGATCGTAAAAAGCTCGATGTATGACCACCTTACTGGGCTTTTAAATAGGCGAAGCATAGAAGAAATTTTTGAAAAAAAACTAAAACATGCAAAAAATACAAACTCAGTAGTCTTGCTCGGTGATATTGATAATTTCAAGATGATAAATGACATTTATGGGCACATATGGGGCGATAAGATCCTTAAAAATGTAGCCGATGCCCTTAAGGGTACTTTTAGAAAAGATGACATAGTTTGTCGCTGGGGTGGGGAAGAATTTTTGATTATTTTGCCAGAAGTTAAGGTGGATTTTATAGGTGCACTATCAGAAAGGCTATTAAAAAATATAAACTCCATTATGCTTCCAAGCGGTGTGCCAGCGACCATGACTTTTGGTATGGTTGTTTATCTTAGGGGCATAACAGATGAGTTTAACATAGTGGTTCAAAGGGCAGATGCACTGCTTTATAATGGCAAAAAGGCTGGCAAGGATCGTGTAGAGATGGAGATAGTAAAATGA
- a CDS encoding mechanosensitive ion channel family protein: MRKIFTTFLVFFIALNLYANTQNEPSNEGNKSKELEILNIIDAIQTLNSQLKILSTQDDANNTKAGENIALLNTQKQKLLEVIPAAITKIKIKDGDRQKFYKQKEQLQKSVTRYEKSGNKHAYTDSAIALEKILINETFVSAILKVQDGFKRGISAKDVKFAISEALIELSAGSYARTRALKDGVEAGKFDEKLSELDMLRQTYEEILNYLKDNAELLSSSKLLSGLNLQVAIDYIDEKTEFSLFGVSAGKLAIIIFVLIFFVSLTRILALLTYKLALSLFSKNVHAEDMKDQIVNIIKRPISSLLIAYALNVCASIIYHPAPIPINITNIFIIIYTLLFAWLVLTILNGYGLLLISELTKKTGRKEVVNLILKIIYFIVIVIAILAVLSHMGFDISAIIASLGIGGLAVAFAAKDIIANFFASVMLLFDNSFSQGDWIVCGKIEGTIVEIGLRNTSIRSFDNSLIFVPNSKLASEAIVNWSRRRVGRQIKMIVGVTYNSTPEQIVKCINDIETMLLEHPGISKPENGGSFRSENARYKFRQSIVSIDDLAGYKSNLFVKLDKLNDSSIDILIYCFSKTTVWGEFLDVKQDVILKIMHIIKANNLNFAFPSQSLYVESGDESKILPETKKEKDLI, from the coding sequence ATGAGAAAAATTTTTACTACATTTTTAGTTTTTTTCATAGCTTTAAATTTATATGCAAACACCCAAAATGAGCCATCAAATGAAGGAAATAAAAGTAAAGAGCTAGAGATCTTAAATATCATAGATGCTATACAAACGCTAAATTCACAGCTTAAAATTCTATCCACTCAAGACGATGCAAACAATACAAAAGCTGGCGAAAATATAGCACTTTTAAACACTCAAAAACAAAAACTACTTGAGGTTATACCAGCTGCTATAACAAAGATAAAGATAAAAGATGGAGATAGGCAGAAATTTTATAAGCAAAAAGAGCAACTTCAAAAATCAGTTACTCGCTATGAAAAATCAGGAAACAAGCATGCCTACACTGACTCCGCTATTGCTTTAGAGAAAATTTTAATTAACGAGACATTTGTTAGTGCTATACTTAAGGTTCAAGATGGTTTTAAAAGAGGCATAAGTGCAAAAGATGTAAAGTTTGCTATATCTGAGGCTCTTATCGAGCTTAGTGCGGGATCTTACGCTCGCACAAGGGCTTTAAAAGATGGCGTAGAGGCTGGGAAATTTGATGAGAAGCTCAGTGAGCTTGATATGTTGCGCCAGACATATGAGGAAATTTTAAACTATCTAAAAGATAATGCAGAGCTTTTATCCTCAAGCAAACTGCTTTCTGGACTAAATTTGCAAGTTGCCATTGACTACATTGATGAAAAGACAGAGTTTAGTTTATTTGGCGTGAGTGCAGGAAAGCTTGCTATCATCATTTTTGTGCTCATATTTTTTGTCTCTTTGACTAGAATTTTAGCACTTTTAACCTACAAACTAGCACTTTCGCTCTTTTCTAAAAATGTCCATGCTGAAGACATGAAAGATCAGATAGTAAATATCATCAAAAGACCTATCTCATCGCTACTTATAGCTTATGCGCTAAATGTCTGTGCTAGCATTATCTATCATCCAGCTCCAATCCCTATAAACATAACAAATATATTTATAATCATCTACACGCTGCTTTTTGCGTGGCTGGTTCTAACTATCCTAAATGGATATGGGCTTTTGCTAATTAGTGAGCTTACGAAAAAAACGGGGCGCAAAGAGGTTGTAAATTTAATACTAAAGATCATTTATTTCATTGTGATCGTTATAGCGATCCTTGCTGTGCTTTCTCATATGGGCTTTGATATCTCAGCCATCATAGCTTCGCTTGGTATAGGTGGTTTGGCTGTTGCATTTGCGGCAAAGGATATTATCGCAAATTTTTTCGCTTCAGTTATGTTGCTTTTTGACAACTCTTTTTCTCAAGGAGATTGGATAGTATGTGGCAAAATAGAAGGAACGATAGTTGAGATAGGACTTAGAAATACATCTATAAGAAGCTTTGATAACTCGCTTATATTTGTTCCAAATTCAAAACTAGCAAGTGAAGCCATAGTAAACTGGTCAAGGCGTAGGGTAGGCAGACAGATAAAAATGATAGTTGGAGTTACATACAACTCAACACCAGAGCAAATCGTAAAGTGTATAAATGATATTGAAACCATGCTTTTAGAGCATCCCGGCATATCAAAGCCAGAAAATGGCGGTAGCTTTAGAAGCGAAAACGCAAGATATAAATTTAGACAAAGTATTGTAAGTATAGACGATCTTGCTGGCTACAAGAGCAACCTTTTTGTCAAGCTTGACAAGTTAAATGATAGTTCAATTGATATTTTGATATACTGCTTTTCAAAGACAACGGTTTGGGGCGAATTTTTAGATGTAAAGCAAGATGTTATATTAAAAATAATGCACATAATTAAGGCAAATAATCTAAATTTCGCGTTTCCTAGTCAAAGCCTTTATGTTGAAAGTGGTGATGAGAGTAAAATTTTACCAGAAACAAAAAAAGAAAAAGATCTAATCTAA
- a CDS encoding carbonic anhydrase yields MSLFFHGAIDFMENGFLEHKELFESLENNQEPSVLFVSCADSRVVPNLITNTLPGELFTVRNIANIVPPYRVSDEFLATTSAIEYALNVIGVKTVIVCGHSNCGGCAALYADEKKLKNAPNVRRWVKLMEPIKNEVLKFSKDPAKVAWLTERLNVINSLENLLTYPGVSERYERGEIELYGWHYIIQTGEIFSYDLKTESFKLLGSE; encoded by the coding sequence ATGAGTTTATTTTTTCATGGTGCGATAGATTTTATGGAAAATGGCTTTTTAGAGCATAAAGAGCTTTTTGAAAGCTTAGAAAATAACCAAGAGCCAAGCGTGCTTTTTGTATCGTGTGCAGACTCTCGTGTGGTGCCAAATTTGATCACAAATACTTTACCTGGAGAACTTTTTACAGTAAGAAATATCGCAAATATTGTTCCACCGTACAGAGTTAGTGATGAGTTTTTAGCAACAACATCAGCTATCGAGTATGCGTTAAATGTTATTGGCGTAAAGACAGTTATTGTTTGTGGGCACAGTAATTGCGGTGGATGTGCAGCACTTTATGCAGATGAAAAAAAGCTAAAAAACGCACCAAATGTTAGGCGATGGGTGAAGCTAATGGAGCCTATAAAAAATGAGGTTTTAAAATTTTCTAAAGATCCAGCCAAAGTTGCGTGGCTGACCGAGCGACTAAATGTGATAAATTCTCTTGAAAATTTACTAACCTACCCAGGCGTGAGCGAGCGTTATGAACGAGGCGAGATAGAGCTTTATGGGTGGCATTATATCATACAAACGGGCGAGATTTTTAGCTATGATCTAAAAACTGAGAGCTTTAAGCTTTTGGGTTCGGAGTGA
- a CDS encoding Bax inhibitor-1/YccA family protein gives MSLYNRNYSSQQESVEQSYQQSSLSAFIKQTYQLFAASLVAASAGAYIGIYSLSGFFAQNKFMFWGLVIVELALLFGLMAAKRKAGLNLVLLFAFTFISGLTLTPLLSAILSMPSGASIVAQAFTLTAVAFGGLSIFAMNTKRDFTTMGKMLFIALIVVIVASIINIFMHSPIMQLVISSVAAILFSAYILYDTQNIIRGNYETPVEGAVALYLDFVNLFTSLLQILGIFGRDE, from the coding sequence ATGAGTTTATACAATAGAAATTATAGCTCACAACAAGAAAGCGTTGAACAAAGCTATCAGCAAAGTTCTCTTAGTGCGTTTATAAAGCAAACTTATCAGCTTTTTGCAGCTTCACTAGTTGCTGCGAGCGCGGGTGCGTATATAGGGATTTACTCACTATCTGGCTTCTTTGCACAAAATAAATTTATGTTTTGGGGTCTTGTAATAGTTGAGCTTGCACTACTTTTTGGACTTATGGCGGCTAAGCGTAAAGCTGGGCTAAATTTAGTGCTTTTGTTTGCTTTTACATTTATTAGTGGTCTTACATTAACTCCACTTCTTTCTGCGATATTATCTATGCCAAGTGGTGCAAGCATTGTAGCTCAAGCATTTACACTAACAGCAGTGGCATTTGGCGGACTTAGCATTTTTGCTATGAATACAAAACGCGACTTTACTACAATGGGTAAAATGCTTTTTATCGCTCTTATCGTTGTTATCGTAGCTAGCATTATAAATATCTTTATGCACAGCCCAATTATGCAACTTGTTATCTCAAGCGTAGCAGCGATACTTTTTAGTGCATATATCCTTTATGATACACAAAATATCATTCGTGGAAACTACGAAACTCCAGTTGAAGGTGCAGTAGCTTTATACCTTGACTTTGTAAACCTTTTCACTTCACTGCTTCAAATTTTAGGCATTTTTGGTAGAGATGAGTGA
- a CDS encoding thiamine-phosphate pyrophosphorylase: protein MSENERVYRVIDANLNRLKEGLRVVEDIKRYGFNDKALAIKIKNLRHKAKIPQDEFIKFRNASEDVLKQSTQSEMRRQNLSEILTANFKRSQESARVLEECFKLINTEFSALFKEIRYELYEIEKQI from the coding sequence ATGAGTGAAAATGAGCGCGTCTATAGAGTAATAGACGCGAACTTAAACCGTTTAAAAGAGGGGCTTAGAGTCGTTGAAGACATTAAAAGATATGGCTTTAATGACAAAGCCCTTGCCATAAAAATAAAAAATTTACGCCACAAAGCAAAGATACCACAAGATGAGTTTATAAAATTTCGTAACGCTAGTGAAGATGTGCTAAAACAAAGCACGCAAAGCGAGATGAGGCGTCAGAATTTAAGTGAAATTTTAACAGCAAATTTTAAAAGATCACAAGAGAGTGCCAGAGTTTTAGAAGAGTGTTTTAAGCTTATAAATACTGAATTCTCAGCACTTTTTAAAGAAATTCGCTACGAACTTTACGAGATAGAAAAGCAAATTTAA
- the secG gene encoding preprotein translocase subunit SecG: protein MSLLFLILQFVLAIIITITVLLQKSSSIGLGAYSGSNESLFGAKGPAGFLAKFTFFVGVLFILNTVALGYFYNKDMKKSLVDSINIESIVPQGAQTPSAPAAPAAPQSK from the coding sequence GTGAGTTTATTATTTTTAATTTTGCAGTTTGTCCTAGCCATAATCATCACTATCACAGTCTTGCTTCAAAAAAGCTCAAGCATTGGTCTTGGAGCATACAGCGGGAGCAACGAAAGCCTATTTGGTGCAAAAGGTCCAGCTGGTTTTTTAGCAAAATTTACATTTTTTGTAGGAGTTTTATTTATCCTAAATACCGTTGCACTCGGATATTTCTACAATAAAGATATGAAAAAGTCGCTAGTTGATAGCATAAATATAGAAAGCATAGTCCCACAAGGCGCGCAAACTCCTTCGGCGCCAGCAGCGCCAGCAGCTCCTCAGAGCAAATGA
- a CDS encoding polysaccharide deacetylase family protein codes for MKRLLVLFFLGFTYLFGDAHIFVYHRFNEPNHASANISTEILRKQFDYIKENGYEVVALSKLVKTLQNKETVPENWVVLVIDDGFKSFYTDGLEVFREYGFDFTLFVYVEASARKYSDYMTFDQIKEVESLGGEVEYHSYAHPHMVGLNVEKLTQDFADGVKIFEKYMGRKPKYLAYPYGEYDDRVIATAKKFGFEALLNQNTGAVSTKSSVFDLNRTPLKNDTDMRVAFADEYLDATWFFPKSYPKNNVIDELSIQIHDDINTTKGKFFVSGMKSYMPVTIKDNTFYYKFKNPLDKYKVRISLKVGKKVSTKILVKDINNVE; via the coding sequence ATGAAACGACTTTTAGTACTATTTTTTCTGGGTTTTACATATTTATTTGGTGATGCGCACATCTTTGTGTATCACCGTTTTAACGAGCCAAATCATGCGAGTGCAAACATTTCTACTGAAATTTTACGCAAGCAGTTTGACTACATAAAAGAGAATGGATATGAAGTTGTTGCACTATCTAAGTTAGTAAAAACTCTACAAAATAAAGAAACTGTGCCAGAAAACTGGGTGGTTTTAGTTATAGATGATGGCTTTAAAAGCTTTTATACAGATGGACTAGAGGTGTTTAGAGAGTATGGTTTTGATTTTACACTTTTTGTCTATGTTGAAGCAAGCGCTAGAAAATACAGCGACTATATGACATTTGATCAGATAAAAGAGGTTGAAAGTCTTGGCGGTGAAGTTGAGTATCACTCATACGCTCATCCGCATATGGTTGGCTTAAATGTAGAAAAACTTACTCAAGACTTTGCTGATGGTGTAAAAATTTTTGAAAAATACATGGGCAGAAAACCAAAGTATCTAGCCTATCCCTACGGCGAATACGATGATAGGGTTATCGCTACAGCCAAGAAATTTGGCTTTGAAGCGCTGCTAAATCAAAATACGGGCGCGGTTTCTACTAAAAGCAGTGTATTTGACCTAAATAGAACACCTTTAAAAAATGACACAGACATGCGCGTAGCTTTTGCTGATGAGTACCTTGATGCAACATGGTTTTTCCCAAAAAGCTATCCTAAGAACAATGTCATTGACGAGTTAAGTATACAAATTCACGATGACATAAACACAACCAAAGGAAAATTCTTTGTTTCTGGCATGAAAAGCTACATGCCTGTAACTATAAAGGATAACACATTTTATTATAAATTTAAAAATCCACTTGATAAGTATAAAGTCAGGATCTCCCTAAAAGTTGGCAAAAAAGTAAGCACAAAAATTCTAGTAAAGGATATAAATAATGTTGAATGA
- the frr gene encoding ribosome recycling factor, with amino-acid sequence MLNEIYTKQKEHSEKCLEGLKRDFTTLRTGKVNINIVDNVYVDYYGSQTPLNQVATVIATDASTITITPWEKPMIKVISSAIQAANIGVNPNSDGEAVKLFFPPMTIEQRQENAKHAKAFGEKAKVSIRNIRKDANDEIKKLEKDKAISEDESKKGQDEVQKITDTYTSKIDTIVKEKEAELLKV; translated from the coding sequence ATGTTGAATGAAATTTACACAAAACAAAAAGAGCATAGCGAAAAGTGTTTGGAGGGTTTAAAACGCGACTTTACAACACTTCGCACAGGCAAAGTAAATATAAATATCGTTGATAATGTCTATGTTGATTATTATGGTTCGCAAACTCCGCTAAATCAAGTAGCAACGGTTATTGCCACAGACGCTTCAACTATCACTATCACTCCATGGGAAAAACCCATGATAAAGGTCATCAGCTCAGCTATCCAAGCTGCAAACATAGGGGTCAATCCGAACTCAGACGGCGAAGCTGTAAAGCTATTTTTTCCGCCGATGACGATAGAGCAGCGCCAAGAAAACGCTAAACACGCAAAGGCTTTTGGTGAAAAGGCAAAGGTCAGCATTCGCAATATCCGAAAAGACGCAAACGATGAGATCAAAAAACTCGAAAAAGACAAGGCTATAAGCGAAGATGAGAGCAAAAAAGGTCAAGATGAAGTACAAAAGATCACCGACACCTACACCTCTAAAATCGATACAATCGTAAAAGAAAAAGAGGCAGAGCTTTTAAAAGTATAA
- the pyrE gene encoding orotate phosphoribosyltransferase, protein MNIEQIYRDAGAYLQGHFLLSSGKHSQFYLQSAKVLENPELAGRLADELSSVIARSGVEYDSVCSPALGGVLAGYELARAAKKRFIFTERVERVMSLRRDFEVREGERFIICEDIITTGGSALESAKIIEELGGMVAGFAALANRGFCSLSNIPSDRKAECKLPFDKPLFALGNFEFEIYEPESCPLCKNGSVAVKPGSRGN, encoded by the coding sequence ATGAATATAGAGCAGATTTACAGGGACGCTGGGGCGTATTTACAGGGACATTTTTTGCTTAGCAGTGGCAAGCATTCGCAGTTTTATTTGCAAAGTGCAAAGGTTTTGGAAAACCCAGAGCTTGCGGGGCGTTTGGCCGATGAGCTCTCAAGCGTGATAGCAAGGAGTGGCGTGGAGTATGATAGCGTCTGCTCGCCTGCACTTGGGGGAGTTTTGGCGGGGTATGAACTGGCTCGTGCGGCTAAAAAACGCTTCATTTTTACTGAGCGAGTTGAGAGGGTGATGAGCCTTAGGCGTGATTTTGAAGTAAGAGAAGGTGAGCGTTTTATCATCTGTGAGGACATCATCACGACTGGTGGCTCAGCACTTGAGAGTGCGAAGATCATCGAGGAGCTTGGCGGGATGGTCGCGGGCTTTGCAGCACTGGCAAATCGTGGCTTTTGCTCACTTTCAAATATCCCAAGTGATAGAAAAGCCGAGTGCAAACTGCCGTTTGACAAGCCACTTTTTGCGTTAGGAAATTTTGAGTTTGAGATTTATGAGCCAGAGTCCTGTCCGCTTTGCAAAAACGGAAGCGTGGCTGTAAAGCCCGGAAGTCGTGGAAATTAG
- a CDS encoding RDD family protein — protein MIEKAQKQKAIIAPITSRIKAFVIDMFIIMMPILYIATYVVLDGKDEFLHSQLTIGVCQALFGVICALFFTLKAQTPGYKAQQIYLINLKTGRKISLIHAIFRYICFVLAGFSVVGLLICFFRKDRLNLHDILTSTSAVYKKV, from the coding sequence ATGATTGAAAAAGCACAAAAGCAAAAGGCTATCATCGCCCCTATAACAAGCCGTATAAAGGCATTTGTGATAGATATGTTTATCATTATGATGCCGATTTTATACATCGCAACCTATGTCGTTCTTGATGGCAAGGACGAGTTTTTGCATTCACAGCTTACCATCGGGGTTTGTCAAGCGCTTTTTGGCGTGATTTGTGCGTTATTTTTTACGCTCAAGGCTCAAACACCGGGCTATAAAGCACAGCAAATTTATCTCATAAATCTAAAAACTGGACGCAAAATTTCACTCATTCACGCCATTTTTCGCTACATCTGCTTTGTTTTGGCAGGCTTTAGTGTGGTAGGATTACTGATATGCTTTTTTCGTAAAGACAGGCTAAATTTGCATGACATTTTAACCAGCACCTCAGCAGTTTATAAAAAGGTGTAA